A stretch of the Nicotiana tabacum cultivar K326 chromosome 6, ASM71507v2, whole genome shotgun sequence genome encodes the following:
- the LOC142181500 gene encoding uncharacterized protein LOC142181500 yields the protein MAKAYTQTEFDSLMEKVEKAELPVNFYEYLLELVNNIDEYNCSKKVEYKCIQMQNVDEYTVVPSTEYLHTVNDGGRNYTVCLLERKCVCGRFQIDELPCPHAWAVLKSKVLMPEEYCSSYYKPSTIVMTYDMPVYPLPDKNDWNIPEHVAEEVVLPPKWKRPPGRPKKKRDKNLSELLLPKNQHSCSICGQGGHNKRTCRNAPRNK from the exons ATGGCAAAAGCATACACACAAACTGAATTTGATAGTCTGATGGAGAAGGTTGAGAAG GCAGAACTACCCGTTAATTTTTATGAATATTTGCTTGAACTAGTAAATAATATAGATGAATACAA TTGCTCAAAAAAGGTTGAATACAAATGCATACAAATGCAGAATGTAGATGAATACACa GTGGTACCCTCAACTGAATACTTACATACTGTTAATGATGGTGGGAGGAATTACACAGTCTGCCTGCTCGAGAGAAAATGTGTTTGTGGGAGGTTCCAAATTGATGAATTGCCATGCCCACATGCCTGGGCTGTATTGAAGAGCAAGGTTTTAATGCCTGAAGAATATTGCTCTAGCTATTACAAGCCAAGTACAATTGTAATGACATACGATATGCCAGTGTACCCGCTACCGGACAAAAATGACTGGAATATACCAGAGCATGTTGCAGAGGAGGTTGTACTACCACCCAAATGGAAAAGACCTCCTGGAAGGCCAAAGAAGAAGCGCGACAAAAATTTAAGTGAATTGTTGTTGCCGAAaaatcaacattcatgtagcataTGTGGGCAGGGAGGACATAACAAGCGAACTTGTAGGAATGCTCCACGTAATAAATAG